The sequence CCTTGCCCGCCCCGCCGGTGCCGGTGACCGCCAGCTTGATCTCGCGCGCCGTGTATTCCACGGGCGAAAGCCCCGCCTGCGCCCCTGCCAGCAGCGCCACGCCGCGGGCATGGCCCAGCACCAGGGCGCTGTGGGGATTGCGCGCGTTGAACACCCGCTCGACGACCATGACGTCGGGATTGAACTCATGGATGGCGCCGCTGAGCCCCTCGTGGATGTCGCGCAGGCGCTCGGCCAGCGGCGCCCCCGTGCGGGGCCGCACCACGCCGCCACCCAAAAGGCGCGCGACCGGCGCGGTGTCGATGACACCGTAACCGGTCGCGCGGGAACCCGGATCGACGCCCAGGATGATCACGGGCGCCCCCTCCCGGGACTAGAGCTGGTCTTCAATCGCGGCCATGGTCGCGTCGTCGATGTCGAAGTTCGCCACCACGCGGGCCACGTCGTCCAGGTCGTCCATGTACGAGATCAGCTTCATCAGGGTGACGGCCTCGTCGCCCTCCACCTTGATGTAGCTGCCGGGCACCGGCATCAGGTTGGCCGAGGTGATCGCCAGTCCCGCCGCCGTCAGCCCGGCGTTCACGGTGTGCATATCCTCCATGGCCGTCGTCACGGTGATGGTGCCCTCGTCATCCTCGACGTCCTCGGCCCCGGCCTCGATGGCGGCCTCCATGACCGCCTCGAGCGTC comes from bacterium and encodes:
- the ruvC gene encoding crossover junction endodeoxyribonuclease RuvC, coding for MIILGVDPGSRATGYGVIDTAPVARLLGGGVVRPRTGAPLAERLRDIHEGLSGAIHEFNPDVMVVERVFNARNPHSALVLGHARGVALLAGAQAGLSPVEYTAREIKLAVTGTGGAGKEQVRFMVMRLLRLTAEPPLDMSDALAAALAHQGRARLAARA